Part of the Nicotiana sylvestris chromosome 5, ASM39365v2, whole genome shotgun sequence genome is shown below.
tccagccttatgctccgcataGAGTCTTGCGTCAGTTGGGCcggtaccagaccatcccacacaatgaagatttgagtcagcaagtcattgagttagatccaaaagctgccttcccaaaagaaaaagtgtgtcgggtttggcatcagtgtagattcttagggcctaacacgaaagtacgagacctatccagaggcgaggtggagcctagttatattgcttggtatggtaaaagatcccgagttcaacatGAGCTTGACaagcccgcaaagagaccccatgtccagcaattcaccGACAAAGCTCAAGTACaatgggattggctgaccaaagaaaacaagtacagggctaccataagcaagttggaaaagcaagtcagagaactgcaattcgagaatagcttgcaagtggcagcggatgaaggagaaaagaaaagtcTAGCCAAATAAAATGAaacccttcgagctcaaattcagaaattgaAAGTAGCAGCGGAAAATCCAGTCTGAAGtgacagagatgaaaagctcatagctaacctgaggcagaaagtgagtgactacagtttcaatttgaacaaagcagaaagtgaactagccaaggctcaaaaacaattggctaagaAGGCAGATGAACgggtacgcctggttaagcaatTAAGAGAAAGGTACGATGATGAGGTAGCAGGGTTGAAGAAGAGGGTCATCGTCACAGAAaataaaatgatcaagcaggcaaaagacttcaaggttgaaagggaacattgttatacggcattggcgcagttagaaatagacttgcaacaacttcaggaacaaaattatgcagttgagcaaactttggaggccacgacccagcagattgggcggttgttacaagaaaagggcgtgataagagagagaattagaagcatcgccgactacatcgttatgaagtgccacatctgtgaggatatgactcgcactacattctttgcagcagtgatgacctttgttaaacaaataatgaacgacttggaccgacttcaaatggatcttgcacataggcctgtggcgagaccaaatgatgtcccgcgggcaccaggagcattgatgtactcgtGATTTtccgtttgagtctgtatttcattttctgtcagagtctgtaagtcatgttgggtttgtattttctttttgtttttgagtttgtatttctttGGAGTATGATAGCTTATTTTCGGAGTCTATGtttgtctttgcatcagagtctgtaaGTCTTTTGGAAGTTGTTAGTATTGAGTCTTTGTAACCGAAGCATCTGTTTTTataaaaactgaaaatcccaaaaatgttttatttcgcacttatctacaagaactacgcttggtctgattcatgcgggatcatgatacgtaggcaatctccataggattcgaccgtaaccaaataaaagagagtAAGGAGAAGAAAGAGcggaaaaaacaaaagagaaagaaaataagaaataagaaagagtaaagacaaagagagaacagaggcaggaatgaaaggaaaggaaaagaaaagaatagaaatggggatgtttgcaattaaaagaaggaaaaaccgggatgacgcatgcaaccaatCAAATACACAATAGAGACAgttaactatttaggtgcattcatgcccaatgtgcagttaccaatctgttaaagcctaatcgctaacaaggttgtttgtttgatgtattaagttcaggcaggtggttagttgactggcattctagcaactcactcctacaacacccgatcgaaagacaggctgaatatggtcaACCAGGAACTGAAAACCATTATTGTCGATCCATCGAAAGagatggaagaaatggacgttaatgcaataagggaagaaatgtataagctgaaacaaaagatggctgaaatgtaccaagcttgggcgaaagggcatccaccaccggtttatcccgccaatcctgcttatatcccaccatcagccaaacctccggagcctcccactgtgaactcatctccagccttccccctctaccaataatgctatGGCACCatttcccatacttctcaagctccaccacccaaacaagtctcgtaccctcccccaccaattatacctgtttttgtggcacctccacctgctacattacacagatcttccagtgaacccctgtttcaaactcacgacaaccagtactatccccctgaacccaccttcaaaattccagaaccatatccttacactcctcatcttgatatctcggtagagaccgagaaaccacccaaaaatctcgagcatgaagagatgatcaaaaaggtcaaaagcttagagcaatcgttccgagatatAAAGGGGCTAGGAggccaagtgagtgtggcctataaggatttatgtctgttcctagatgttcagttgccaacaggtttcaaaatgcccaaatttgatctgtacgatgggcatggagAATCGGTAGCACACTTAGAGGATTCtacagcaagatgagaggagcaggtggaagagatgaattgctgaggcatatttcagccaaagtttgagtgggtcaacgctagaatggtacaccagacaagatcatagcaggtggtacacatgtgacgatttggcccaagccttcgcctgtcattttcagtataatctcgaaatcatcccagatcgtctgtcattgacgaagattgagaagaagTCCGGTGAGAGTTTTTGAGAATATGGGTtctgttggagagagcaagcagcgagggttgacccctcgatgaaagaaagcgagatggttgattatttcttgcaggctttagagcccacttattttggtcattttgtGTCagtagtgggcaagtcctttaatgaagttgtgaaaatgggaggcatggttgaggatggactcaagtccaataagattatgagttattcagcaatgaaagcaaccactcaggccattcaaaacggtactgggggtgtgctcggaaagaagaagaaagaggatgttgcaacgatcgaGTCGGCAGCTTGGGGTAGATCCAGGAACACTCCACcattctacaaccagcctcggccctatccccaaacatacccccacactccatatagcccaccacaacactactaaccaccgccagatccccatttttcggTATATcaggcacaaacctatacccaacctcccgctcacacGCAATGACGTGCACCAGCTCCAcagagtccctaccaagctccacaaaatacccatccacccccaaaagcctacaaaaaccCCCCTGGAACAAGTTTTCGAcacaatcaagcctttaagaatgaaagggtgcagaagcagaagacttttactccattgggagaatcatataccagcctattccatagattgagacagttgggcatgttgaatccgatcgaggccaaaatgccgaatcctcttcccagaaatcttgatcgctcggtgagtCTGGGCCATGACACTGAGAAATGCTGAAAACTAAAAATAgttgtacaagagctcattgatacttaTCGGATCGAGGTTGAAGCCCTAGAAACACCAAACATCAACCAGAATCCgctaccagctcaccatgagacccatatgattgagttgatacacaaaggaggGGGGATAAGAAACCCTCGCATACGGTGATGATGATTCCCTCCAGTGAAACCAATTCAAAGAAAAAGGTAACCAGCGGGAAATAAGTGGTCCAGTGGAAAGAGGTAGACAACAAACcagttgtggtagccgagaaagggtcgtcaagtaCTGTtgtagtgaaaccagagaaagctaaagtggtggtactaggggttacaagtaaacatgtcgtggtcgtgaagggtgctcgcacagagcgtGTTATTATAacaccagtaactcagcttcctgTGATTAGCAGTAAGgcggtcccatggaattatggatgggtgacagtaacttaccaggggaaagaggttagagaagaagtgtgtgagacccatggtttgactcgatcggggagatgctttgcctccaaagagttgagaaaagctaaaacttCCGAAGATAATCCAGTGTCAATGAAGAAAGCTGTGTCcgaggaagaagtagaggaatttttgaaaaagatgaaagtacaggactattccattatggagcagttgaggaaaacactggttcagatctcgctcttgtcattactgatccattctgacaAGCAtcgtcgagctttgatgaagatcttgaacgaagcccacgttcctgacaaaatctcagtaaaccacttgtaaaagatagctaacaagatattggAGGTAAACCGAGTCACCTTTTCCGATGATGAGTTAACCATGGAGGGCACCgagcataatagagccctctatctaacGGTGAAATGCGGAGACTCCGTGGTTACtcaggtattggttgacaacgggtctagcgcgaacatctgtcctctcgccacattgaacaagctgcaagtggtggatgaaagaattcataagTACAGTATTTGCGTTcagggattcgacggtggagggaaggattcagtcggggacatagtgcttgaggtCACAATAGGGACAGTTGAATTTACAATGGAATTCCATGTGCTCAGTGTGGCTGTTTtgtacaatttgttgttgggacgaccctggatccatgctgccaaagcagtcccgtctactctgcatcaaatggtaatgtttgaatgggatcgacaggaaattattGTGCGTGGCGAAGATagtttgtgtgtgcccaatgatgccattgttccattcatagaggTTGATAATGGCAAGGGACCATGAGTTTATCAGGTTtctgacacagtatcggtagagaaaattccggaaggaaagtgcattccaactccaaagatggctgcgacatcagttatggtagctgttgaaatgttgaaaaatggtttcgtaccgggcaaaggtttaggtgcatctctgcaaggtattgtgcggccagtttctcttccaaagaatctagATACTTTTGGTCTTGGGTTAAAAC
Proteins encoded:
- the LOC138868337 gene encoding uncharacterized protein; amino-acid sequence: MEGTEHNRALYLTVKCGDSVVTQVLVDNGSSANICPLATLNKLQVVDERIHKYSICVQGFDGGGKDSVGDIVLEVTIGTVEFTMEFHVLSVAVLYNLLLGRPWIHAAKAVPSTLHQMVMFEWDRQEIIVRGEDSLCVPNDAIVPFIEVDNGKGP